The following is a genomic window from Lysinibacillus sp. JNUCC-52.
TGAAAATTTATATCCGAGTTGCTCTGGCGAATAAACAAAGACGGCCTTTTTCATTTTAAAGAAACACCTGGTAAATTAGGCCATAACACGTCGAATCCTTCTTGGCGAAGTTCCTCTATGATAGCAAGTGGATTTAAAGTTTTAACTCGGACGCTTAAAATTTTATTTTGTGTATTTTCAGAATCAGGATATACTAAAACGCTTTGGACATTGGCATGATGGAGATTGAAAATTTTCGTTATTTCAAACAAAACTCCAGGAGTATCGCTAACTCGAATTTCAATTTTGGAGCCAGGTTCAGTGGCACCAGTCAGTTCTATATATGTGTAGAGTAAATCAGTTGTTGTCACAATTCCTACTAGTTTTCCTCCAGAAACGATAGGTAAACAACCTACCTTTGCTTCATAAAAAGTGAGCGCTACTTCTTCTACAAAATCAAGCGGATGACCGACAAGAGGGTTTTTAATCATGATTTCTTCTACCTTCGCGCTAAAGACTGGAGAATTAGGTTCATCTTTCAATGAGGAAGGTAATGCCTCTTTAATATCGCGCTCTGTAATTACACCTAGCACATGCCGATCATTATCGATGACAGGTAAATGACGAACTTTTTTTTCGCGCATCAATCTCAGTGCTTCTAGAACAGTGTTGGTCGGAGCCAATGTGTAAGGCTCCTCATTCATAATTTCTTCAACAATCATATACTCATCCCCTTTGTGTTGGTTTTAATACATGAAGCGATTTCTAAAACGAAGCCTGTCGAACCTTTCCATTGTTTCAGGGGGCACTCGTTTACCCTCCCGTGCCATAAGGCAATTAGCAGGATGTGATGTAATTTCAGGATCATCTGTAGCAAAATACTCGAAGCCAACGGAACTCATCATTCGCTCCATCATTTTGCGGTAATCCCATACATTTAATCCCGTACCTTTTAAATCCCAATGCCAATAATATTCAGTTGTTATAACAAGGTAGTCCTCCATTTCATCTCCCATAAAGGACACCGCTAGCAATGCTTTACCAGCACCTGTTCCACGATAGTCAGGAATGACCTCAATCGCACCTAATTCAATCATATTATCGATTTTGTCCTCTGCCCACCGTTCAAGCGGATCAGGATATAAATAGGTGACGTAGCCTACAATAATGTCGTTATTTCGAATAATAATAATACGCCCTTCAGGAAGCCCAGCAATTTCTAAGATGGCTTGCTGTTGTTGCTTTGGGGGTCTAAAGGCAACTAATCCCTCGTGGAATGTATATGTAGCTAATTTTTCTGGAGGAACAGGCCCTTCCACATAAACAGTACCATGCTTTGTCTCCTTTGTAACAGAAAAAAAAGTCTTTTTGTGTTCCATAATTACACCACCTGAGTTTAATAATTCCATTATAGCTGATTTAAAGCGGAAAAACGCTTAAAATTACGAAATATAACTACATTTTCGGAAAAATAAAAATATTGAGACATTCAGGTCGAATTCGTGTAAAATAGATTTATATTGCAACTGTTATTTAACAGATGAACGTTGTTTTAATAAGCATTGTTCAAATATTGAT
Proteins encoded in this region:
- a CDS encoding acetoin utilization AcuB family protein, whose protein sequence is MIVEEIMNEEPYTLAPTNTVLEALRLMREKKVRHLPVIDNDRHVLGVITERDIKEALPSSLKDEPNSPVFSAKVEEIMIKNPLVGHPLDFVEEVALTFYEAKVGCLPIVSGGKLVGIVTTTDLLYTYIELTGATEPGSKIEIRVSDTPGVLFEITKIFNLHHANVQSVLVYPDSENTQNKILSVRVKTLNPLAIIEELRQEGFDVLWPNLPGVSLK
- a CDS encoding GNAT family N-acetyltransferase, producing MEHKKTFFSVTKETKHGTVYVEGPVPPEKLATYTFHEGLVAFRPPKQQQQAILEIAGLPEGRIIIIRNNDIIVGYVTYLYPDPLERWAEDKIDNMIELGAIEVIPDYRGTGAGKALLAVSFMGDEMEDYLVITTEYYWHWDLKGTGLNVWDYRKMMERMMSSVGFEYFATDDPEITSHPANCLMAREGKRVPPETMERFDRLRFRNRFMY